In the genome of Myxococcus stipitatus, one region contains:
- a CDS encoding DUF5906 domain-containing protein: MPKLCIGVMGLECRPNAPELLLREDETFAVNTWEAPTLTPTPGEWPDVRRVLLWLAEDEAGLDWLLNWIAFKVQNPGARPGTAVLLQGPPGTGKNVLYRIVAHLLGPANCVQIGEADLAKPYNHHYATKLLVFANELLDNHKRGGSLGDGLKATITDSEVFLENKGVARTLAVNRVALLAATNRTKPIELEESDRRWTVFHNKTKPAEYHHTNLGMTHRDFLEALHAPGSDDTFTLEFMRQVAAFAYEMNTREVDLRRVRRPHENESRVELQQLSAPVTEQFLRELGESPDPDHQIRDWAMLVPHAASTWHAPPGPRVGKTKAFVNDALFAAIVGFCKVVGQKHPPQKRTFLNSLKAAGWVEQRDSKSRGWLPPWHATGGDAPAHEGSKVVPLTPLREPSAHGPSSATPFVRHQPFQTEPS, encoded by the coding sequence GTGCCGAAGCTGTGCATCGGAGTGATGGGGCTCGAATGCCGCCCCAACGCGCCGGAGCTGTTGCTGCGCGAGGACGAGACGTTCGCGGTCAACACCTGGGAGGCGCCAACGCTCACCCCTACGCCGGGGGAATGGCCCGACGTGCGACGCGTCCTTCTCTGGCTCGCGGAGGATGAAGCCGGGCTCGATTGGCTCCTGAATTGGATTGCGTTCAAGGTGCAGAACCCCGGCGCCAGGCCCGGAACCGCCGTCCTGCTTCAAGGCCCGCCGGGCACCGGGAAGAACGTGCTCTATCGCATCGTCGCGCACCTGCTCGGCCCAGCGAACTGCGTGCAGATTGGGGAGGCAGACCTCGCCAAGCCCTATAACCACCACTACGCCACGAAGCTGTTGGTCTTCGCGAATGAGCTGCTCGACAACCACAAGCGCGGTGGGTCGCTGGGCGATGGGCTCAAGGCGACCATCACCGATAGCGAGGTGTTCCTGGAGAACAAGGGCGTTGCCCGGACCCTCGCGGTCAATCGCGTCGCGCTCCTCGCGGCGACCAACCGCACCAAGCCCATCGAGCTTGAGGAGAGCGACCGGCGTTGGACCGTCTTCCACAACAAGACGAAGCCTGCCGAGTACCACCACACCAACCTGGGAATGACTCACCGAGACTTCCTGGAAGCTCTCCATGCTCCGGGCTCGGATGACACCTTCACCCTGGAATTCATGCGGCAAGTAGCCGCCTTCGCCTACGAGATGAACACCCGCGAGGTGGACCTCCGACGAGTCCGCCGCCCACACGAGAACGAATCTCGCGTGGAGCTTCAGCAGCTCAGCGCGCCTGTAACGGAGCAGTTCCTACGAGAACTCGGTGAGAGCCCCGACCCAGACCATCAGATTCGCGATTGGGCAATGCTGGTGCCTCACGCCGCCTCGACCTGGCATGCCCCTCCGGGTCCCCGAGTCGGCAAGACCAAAGCGTTCGTGAACGATGCCCTCTTCGCGGCAATCGTGGGGTTCTGCAAGGTTGTCGGCCAGAAGCATCCTCCCCAGAAGCGGACGTTCCTGAACTCGTTGAAGGCGGCGGGCTGGGTTGAGCAACGCGACAGCAAGTCTCGGGGCTGGCTCCCTCCGTGGCACGCGACAGGTGGCGACGCGCCAGCCCACGAAGGCTCGAAGGTCGTTCCCCTCACCCCACTAAGGGAACCATCCGCTCACGGCCCATCCAGTGCGACTCCCTTCGTGCGTCACCAGCCTTTCCAAACCGAGCCTTCCTGA
- a CDS encoding tyrosine-type recombinase/integrase, whose amino-acid sequence MDVKYQHPDGRVERIRKASPLNTRRGAEEYERQVRHALLTGTFGKEKEQEKKGEEAPLTLAKFVPRFMTYSENNNKYSSVVTKRQILDDHLTPAFGDMALVAIGPAEIEDFKAAMRKKPAGIPGRKPAPTERALRKRRNSAVKLLSLKSINNVLTVLHKLLALAHEQGVLEHVPRVKLFKTKKPAFDFLTFEEAERLLNAAEPNWRTLILLALKTGLRHGELIGLQWGDLDLRRGKLTVQRSIWQGATGLPKSGRERTVDLPGSVVEALKKHRHLCGPYVFCQPDGEPLTASMTEHRLSLAVRRAGITRERGCITWHDLRHTYGSHLAMRGVPLKVIQELMGHVTIEMTMRYAHLAPEARESAVQLLDRPAPHQSDGARYSDAGGAH is encoded by the coding sequence GTGGACGTGAAGTACCAGCACCCCGACGGGCGAGTGGAACGCATCCGCAAGGCGTCTCCGCTGAACACCCGTCGCGGCGCGGAAGAGTACGAGCGTCAGGTCCGCCACGCGCTTCTGACTGGCACCTTCGGAAAGGAGAAGGAGCAAGAGAAGAAGGGGGAAGAAGCGCCACTCACGTTGGCGAAGTTCGTCCCGCGCTTCATGACGTACAGCGAGAACAACAACAAATACTCCAGCGTCGTCACCAAGCGGCAGATTCTGGATGACCACCTGACCCCAGCATTCGGGGACATGGCCCTTGTAGCCATCGGACCGGCGGAGATCGAAGACTTCAAGGCCGCGATGCGGAAGAAGCCAGCAGGTATCCCCGGACGAAAGCCAGCCCCCACCGAGAGAGCCCTCCGCAAACGCCGGAACTCGGCGGTGAAGCTCCTCAGTCTCAAGTCCATCAACAACGTTCTGACCGTGCTGCACAAGTTGCTCGCACTGGCACATGAACAGGGCGTGCTCGAACACGTCCCTCGCGTCAAACTCTTCAAGACGAAGAAGCCCGCTTTCGACTTCCTTACCTTCGAGGAAGCGGAACGCCTGCTCAACGCCGCCGAGCCGAACTGGCGCACGTTGATTCTGTTGGCGCTCAAGACGGGGCTTCGCCATGGGGAGTTGATTGGGCTCCAGTGGGGCGACCTGGATTTGCGGCGCGGCAAGCTCACGGTTCAGCGCTCCATCTGGCAGGGAGCGACGGGGTTGCCCAAGAGCGGCCGAGAGCGAACAGTGGATCTGCCCGGGTCGGTCGTGGAGGCACTCAAGAAACACCGGCATCTGTGCGGGCCCTACGTGTTTTGCCAGCCGGACGGCGAGCCTCTCACCGCCAGCATGACCGAGCACCGGCTCTCGCTTGCGGTACGCCGGGCGGGAATCACCCGTGAGCGTGGGTGCATCACATGGCACGACCTACGCCATACCTATGGCAGCCACCTCGCCATGCGCGGAGTCCCCTTGAAGGTCATCCAGGAGTTGATGGGTCACGTCACCATCGAAATGACGATGCGGTACGCCCACCTCGCGCCAGAAGCTCGGGAGAGCGCGGTGCAGTTGCTTGACCGCCCCGCGCCTCATCAATCCGACGGCGCGCGATACAGCGACGCCGGAGGGGCACACTGA
- a CDS encoding helix-turn-helix transcriptional regulator, with protein MAGGELRSHQVRALVRLLNEAHELPAEGSTRASHLISGLLGILHAAVGGLVTDCDFRPGGHGAFVAVTLEGWDSTTLPALQVLAREGSAFNPGLRALMQRCPETPSSLVTATRRELVVNRDWYGAPYIEEHLAPAHLDDALYTCLRMHEATVVQGMGFYRARNERPFDEADKNLVHLFHAECGTLLRPRALEVDEALQARLSRRERQTLELLLRGMMDKEIAGQLGISPFTVNQYTKALYRRFGVHSRAALIARLLGQPRPAATGARTS; from the coding sequence ATGGCGGGGGGCGAACTGCGAAGCCATCAGGTGCGCGCGCTGGTGCGGCTGCTCAACGAGGCCCACGAGCTTCCAGCGGAGGGGAGCACCCGCGCGAGCCACCTCATCTCCGGGCTCCTGGGCATCCTCCACGCGGCGGTCGGTGGACTGGTCACGGACTGTGACTTCCGTCCGGGAGGGCACGGCGCCTTCGTGGCCGTCACCCTGGAGGGCTGGGACTCCACCACGCTGCCCGCGCTCCAGGTCCTGGCGCGCGAAGGAAGTGCGTTCAACCCGGGCCTTCGCGCGCTGATGCAGCGCTGTCCCGAGACACCGTCATCGCTGGTGACCGCGACGCGGCGGGAGCTGGTCGTGAACAGGGACTGGTACGGTGCCCCGTACATCGAGGAGCACCTGGCTCCGGCGCACCTCGACGACGCGCTGTACACGTGCCTCCGGATGCACGAGGCGACCGTGGTGCAGGGAATGGGGTTCTACCGCGCCAGGAATGAGCGCCCCTTCGACGAAGCGGACAAGAACCTCGTCCACCTGTTTCATGCCGAGTGCGGGACGCTGCTCCGCCCGCGCGCACTCGAGGTCGATGAGGCGCTCCAAGCCCGACTCTCCCGCCGCGAGCGCCAGACGCTGGAGCTGCTCTTGCGCGGGATGATGGACAAGGAGATCGCCGGACAGCTCGGCATCAGCCCGTTCACCGTGAATCAGTACACGAAGGCGCTCTACCGCCGCTTCGGTGTGCACTCACGCGCCGCGCTCATCGCCCGCCTGCTCGGCCAGCCAAGGCCCGCGGCAACGGGGGCACGAACGTCGTGA
- a CDS encoding AraC family transcriptional regulator has product MSAAETSGEYTELPVPNVLADRVDAFWRFVAAPRREGTAPLLQRILPDGCTDLIVRFPEARAVGQGIEPRLTVVGPMERFVLTAPEPGSACLGIRLKPGGALALLGVSPKELRNLSIGVEECAPAFLHLQKQLASARSLPQALALLRDEFSRRNATPLHLPSARTTHALHCLQSSAGRISLARLARTVGVSERTLHRDILEEAGVAPKLLARVLRFQRALTHLRAGTLDLSTVALECGYADQSHFTREVRELAGVSPTGLRS; this is encoded by the coding sequence ATGAGTGCCGCTGAGACCTCGGGCGAGTACACGGAGCTGCCAGTCCCCAACGTCCTCGCGGACCGCGTGGATGCCTTCTGGCGTTTCGTGGCGGCACCGCGTCGCGAGGGCACCGCGCCCCTCCTCCAGCGAATCCTCCCCGACGGCTGCACCGACCTCATCGTCCGCTTCCCCGAGGCTCGCGCGGTGGGCCAAGGCATCGAGCCTCGCCTCACCGTCGTGGGCCCCATGGAGCGCTTCGTGCTCACGGCCCCCGAGCCAGGCTCGGCGTGTCTCGGCATCCGGCTCAAGCCCGGGGGGGCCCTGGCGCTCCTGGGCGTGAGCCCCAAGGAGCTGCGCAACCTCTCCATCGGCGTGGAGGAGTGCGCGCCCGCGTTCCTGCACCTCCAGAAACAGCTCGCATCGGCTCGCTCACTGCCCCAGGCGCTGGCCCTGCTTCGAGATGAGTTCTCGAGGCGCAACGCCACTCCCCTCCACCTCCCGAGCGCCCGCACGACCCACGCCCTGCACTGCCTCCAGTCGTCCGCGGGCCGGATATCCCTGGCCCGACTGGCGAGGACCGTGGGCGTCAGCGAGCGCACCTTGCACCGGGACATCCTCGAGGAAGCAGGTGTCGCGCCCAAGCTGCTCGCCCGCGTCCTGCGATTCCAACGGGCGCTGACCCATTTGCGCGCGGGGACACTGGACCTGAGCACCGTGGCCCTCGAGTGCGGCTACGCGGACCAGTCCCACTTCACCCGCGAGGTCCGCGAGCTGGCGGGAGTGTCTCCCACCGGGCTGCGGTCCTGA
- a CDS encoding dihydrofolate reductase family protein, which produces MGTLTLSLMTTLDGFITGPDNALDWVVWEEEMDRDATDLLQSVDTVLVGYGAYKDMAAYWPAALTSPSSESERIFARHFDEKPKVIVSDTPRELLWRNEELRVVTNLREEVQALKDSKGHLVCYGGAGFARSLVHTGLIDEYRFYVSPVAIGQGTRLFQSLTAPIKWGACTSKAYGSGAVLLHYKVAGPQQPR; this is translated from the coding sequence ATGGGAACCCTCACGCTCAGCCTGATGACCACGCTCGACGGCTTCATCACGGGGCCCGACAACGCGCTGGACTGGGTGGTCTGGGAAGAGGAGATGGACCGAGATGCCACGGACCTCCTCCAGTCCGTCGACACCGTGCTGGTCGGCTACGGGGCATACAAGGACATGGCCGCGTACTGGCCCGCCGCGCTCACGAGTCCCTCCAGCGAATCGGAGCGCATCTTCGCGCGGCACTTCGACGAGAAGCCGAAGGTCATCGTCTCCGACACACCTCGAGAACTCCTCTGGAGGAACGAGGAGCTGCGGGTCGTCACGAACCTGCGCGAGGAAGTCCAGGCCCTCAAGGACAGCAAGGGCCACCTCGTGTGCTACGGCGGAGCGGGGTTCGCGCGGTCCCTGGTCCACACCGGACTGATTGACGAGTACCGCTTCTACGTCAGCCCCGTGGCCATCGGCCAAGGCACGCGCCTGTTCCAGTCGCTCACGGCACCCATCAAGTGGGGCGCCTGCACCTCGAAGGCGTATGGCTCGGGCGCGGTGCTTCTGCACTACAAGGTGGCAGGGCCCCAGCAGCCCCGGTGA
- a CDS encoding Kdo hydroxylase family protein, whose protein sequence is MHWGREMLETFDASRLKSAGPSTLSDALEHGRIVYFPESPVPLPAPADIAFLREELPTRMKRKNVSFYPEAQRLVGLDSGGDLAERTHRILREHSARVTDFLSRTMPGFVRDWSVGTSSFRPLQERGRKLKPHASNELIHVDAGAYGATHGDRILRFFINLHPTEERRWATRGTFEELYHRYGDAAGVAPAPGSEHPLSPGVAGRVYSSLLRGASRLGLRMARVIDTSPYDRVMRRFHNFMKDTPEFQASREGYEEFGFPPFSAWMVLTDTVSHACLSGQYALVDTFLIRLSSCRLPEIAPYHLLQQAPTQRPRQEAA, encoded by the coding sequence ATGCACTGGGGGAGAGAGATGCTGGAGACCTTCGATGCCTCGCGGCTGAAGAGCGCGGGCCCCTCGACCTTGTCGGATGCGCTCGAACATGGACGCATCGTCTACTTTCCCGAGAGCCCCGTGCCGCTGCCCGCCCCCGCGGACATCGCGTTCCTCCGGGAAGAGCTCCCCACGCGGATGAAGCGCAAGAACGTGAGCTTCTACCCCGAGGCGCAGCGGCTGGTGGGACTGGACTCCGGGGGAGACCTCGCCGAGCGCACGCACCGGATTCTGCGAGAGCACTCGGCGCGCGTGACGGACTTCCTGTCGCGGACCATGCCAGGGTTCGTGAGGGATTGGAGTGTCGGCACCTCCAGCTTCCGACCTCTCCAGGAGCGGGGCCGGAAGCTCAAGCCCCATGCGAGCAACGAGCTCATCCACGTGGACGCCGGCGCGTACGGCGCGACGCACGGTGACCGCATCCTGCGCTTCTTCATCAACCTGCATCCGACAGAGGAGCGCAGGTGGGCCACCCGAGGCACCTTCGAGGAGCTCTATCACCGCTATGGCGACGCGGCCGGCGTGGCGCCGGCGCCTGGGAGCGAGCACCCCTTGAGCCCTGGCGTCGCGGGCCGGGTGTACTCGAGCCTGCTGCGGGGCGCGTCCCGCCTCGGACTGCGGATGGCGCGAGTCATCGACACCTCGCCGTATGACCGGGTGATGCGGCGCTTCCACAACTTCATGAAGGACACGCCGGAGTTCCAGGCGTCGCGCGAGGGCTACGAGGAGTTCGGCTTCCCACCGTTCTCCGCGTGGATGGTGCTCACCGACACCGTGAGCCATGCGTGCCTGTCCGGCCAGTACGCACTCGTCGACACGTTCCTCATCCGGCTTTCGAGCTGCCGCCTCCCGGAGATTGCGCCCTATCATCTGCTGCAACAGGCTCCCACCCAGCGCCCTCGCCAAGAGGCAGCCTGA
- the mgtE gene encoding magnesium transporter, with translation MMDSPHSASLSMEELHEAWPVLSIDERLEGFRLLPSSVADDFFLGLSAREQAELILHLPVSERRTWVRLLPPDDLADLVQALEPEQAEALLSQLDDASRREVNVLLAYAEDDAGGLMNPRFARVRPDMTIDEAIGYLRKQAREKVETVYYAYALDAEQRLQGVLSLRQLFQAASDKKVADVMQHDVITVSENTDQEVVSQLFTEHGFMALPVLDEQNRMKGIVTVDDIVDVVQEEATEDIQKVGGMEALEAPYFEVGFFGMLKKRIGWLLVLFLGQMLTATAMSSFEGAIERAVVLSLFVPLIISSGGNSGSQASTLIIRALALGEMRLKDWWRVARREVLSGLVLGIVLGAVGLGRIMVWQSVSGAYGDHAFLLGCAVALSVVGVVTFGTLAGSMLPLVLRRFGFDPASASAPFVATLVDVSGVVIYFSVASLLLRGTLL, from the coding sequence ATGATGGACAGCCCTCACAGCGCCTCGCTCTCCATGGAAGAGCTCCATGAGGCGTGGCCGGTGCTCTCCATCGACGAGCGCCTGGAGGGCTTCCGACTGCTTCCGTCCTCGGTGGCGGATGACTTCTTCCTGGGCCTGTCCGCGCGCGAGCAGGCGGAGCTCATCCTCCACCTGCCGGTCTCCGAGCGCCGGACGTGGGTGCGACTGCTGCCTCCGGACGACCTGGCGGACCTGGTACAGGCCCTGGAGCCGGAGCAGGCCGAGGCCCTGCTCTCACAGCTCGACGACGCCAGCCGTCGTGAAGTCAACGTGCTCCTGGCCTACGCGGAGGACGACGCCGGTGGTCTGATGAATCCGCGCTTCGCCCGCGTGCGGCCGGACATGACCATCGACGAGGCCATCGGCTACCTGCGCAAGCAAGCGCGGGAGAAGGTGGAGACCGTCTACTACGCCTACGCGCTGGACGCCGAGCAGCGCCTGCAAGGCGTGCTCTCCCTGCGCCAGCTCTTCCAGGCCGCCAGCGACAAGAAGGTCGCGGACGTCATGCAGCACGACGTCATCACGGTGTCGGAGAACACGGACCAGGAAGTGGTGAGCCAGCTCTTCACCGAGCACGGCTTCATGGCCCTCCCGGTGCTCGACGAGCAGAACCGGATGAAGGGTATCGTCACGGTCGACGACATCGTCGACGTCGTCCAGGAAGAGGCCACCGAGGACATCCAGAAGGTCGGCGGTATGGAGGCCCTCGAGGCTCCCTACTTCGAGGTCGGCTTCTTCGGCATGTTGAAGAAGCGCATCGGCTGGCTGCTCGTCCTCTTCCTCGGGCAGATGCTCACCGCCACGGCCATGAGCAGCTTCGAGGGCGCCATCGAGCGCGCGGTGGTGCTCAGCCTCTTCGTGCCCCTCATCATCTCGTCGGGCGGAAACTCCGGCAGCCAGGCCTCCACGCTCATCATCCGCGCGCTGGCGCTGGGTGAGATGCGATTGAAGGACTGGTGGCGCGTGGCCCGGCGCGAGGTGCTGTCCGGGCTGGTGCTGGGCATCGTCCTGGGCGCGGTGGGCCTGGGCCGCATCATGGTGTGGCAGTCGGTGTCGGGCGCGTATGGCGACCACGCCTTCCTGCTGGGCTGCGCGGTGGCGCTGTCCGTCGTGGGCGTGGTGACGTTCGGCACGCTCGCGGGCTCCATGCTGCCCCTGGTGCTGCGCCGCTTCGGCTTCGACCCCGCCAGTGCTTCAGCACCCTTCGTCGCCACGCTGGTGGACGTCAGCGGCGTCGTCATCTACTTCAGCGTCGCCAGCCTGTTGCTGCGCGGAACACTGCTCTGA
- a CDS encoding helix-turn-helix domain-containing protein, with the protein MNSCPPYSSLGGSDFLTVEEAAALLRVNRKTLYEAIRLGQVPGVMRLGRVLRIRRVALVEWQSGNSGPALGEKS; encoded by the coding sequence ATGAACTCATGCCCACCCTACAGCTCCCTTGGGGGATCTGACTTCCTCACCGTGGAAGAAGCCGCCGCGCTCCTGCGCGTGAACCGGAAGACGCTCTATGAGGCCATCCGGCTCGGGCAGGTGCCTGGAGTCATGCGCCTCGGAAGAGTGCTCCGTATCCGCCGAGTCGCCCTGGTAGAGTGGCAGTCGGGTAACAGCGGTCCTGCGCTCGGAGAGAAGTCATGA
- a CDS encoding DUF1624 domain-containing protein translates to MSAPSTSSSPAAPLPAPVPPPDSVDAPQARRVVGIDALRGLVMVLMLVDHTRVFFFHAPIGDPMALPATPPALFFTRLSTHLCAPTFIILTGVAAWLYGQRHGGPRAASGFLFKRGLFLVALEFTVVNFAWTFSFLTPSYYFQVIGAIGLSMVALSALLHLPRPALLAFALLVIFGHNLLDPIRFAAGEPGHDLWALLHDSGDIPLPWGASITTAYPILPWMGVITLGYSVGPWFSSRVSPEARRRRLWLSAAVSLSLFVLLRLLNVYGEPLPWSAGATTLETVMSFVNPTKYPPSLAFLLMTLGVGMALFAALDKAPRGLTATLAVFGAAPLFFYVLHLLVLNALHHLTRALFGPNQGELFGLPNILSIWGLALVVVVPMGFACRAFSSVKARTNSPWMSYL, encoded by the coding sequence ATGAGCGCCCCCTCCACGAGTTCGTCCCCCGCAGCCCCTCTCCCCGCTCCCGTTCCGCCTCCCGACAGCGTGGACGCCCCCCAGGCCCGGCGCGTCGTGGGCATCGATGCCCTGCGCGGACTGGTCATGGTGCTGATGCTCGTCGACCACACGCGCGTGTTCTTCTTCCACGCGCCCATCGGCGACCCCATGGCGCTGCCGGCCACGCCCCCCGCGCTCTTCTTCACCCGACTGTCCACACACCTCTGCGCCCCGACCTTCATCATCCTCACGGGCGTCGCGGCATGGCTCTACGGACAGCGACACGGAGGACCTCGCGCGGCCTCGGGCTTCCTGTTCAAGCGGGGCCTGTTCCTGGTGGCGCTCGAGTTCACCGTGGTCAACTTCGCCTGGACCTTCTCGTTCCTCACCCCGTCGTATTACTTCCAGGTCATCGGGGCGATCGGCCTCTCGATGGTGGCGCTGTCCGCGCTGCTCCACCTGCCGCGCCCCGCTCTGCTGGCCTTCGCCTTGCTCGTCATCTTCGGGCACAACCTGCTCGACCCGATTCGATTCGCAGCGGGGGAACCCGGCCATGACCTGTGGGCGCTCCTGCATGACAGCGGCGACATCCCGCTGCCCTGGGGCGCAAGCATCACGACCGCCTATCCCATCCTCCCGTGGATGGGCGTCATCACGCTGGGCTACTCGGTGGGGCCCTGGTTCTCGTCTCGCGTCTCTCCGGAGGCGCGGCGCCGGAGGCTGTGGCTCTCGGCGGCGGTGTCCCTGTCCCTCTTCGTGCTGCTGCGGCTGCTCAACGTCTATGGAGAGCCCCTGCCCTGGTCCGCGGGCGCGACGACGCTGGAGACCGTCATGTCGTTCGTCAATCCCACCAAGTACCCACCCTCGCTCGCCTTCCTGCTCATGACGCTCGGCGTGGGCATGGCGCTCTTCGCGGCGTTGGACAAGGCGCCACGTGGACTGACCGCGACGCTGGCGGTGTTCGGCGCAGCGCCGCTGTTCTTCTACGTCCTCCACCTGCTCGTGCTGAACGCGCTCCATCACCTCACGCGCGCCCTCTTCGGCCCCAATCAGGGGGAGCTGTTCGGCCTCCCCAACATCCTGTCGATATGGGGCCTGGCGCTCGTGGTGGTGGTCCCGATGGGGTTCGCCTGTCGCGCCTTCTCGAGCGTCAAGGCGCGCACGAACAGCCCTTGGATGAGCTATCTCTAG
- a CDS encoding VOC family protein, with protein MKLGYVIFYVADVPATLAFYETCFGLKRRFLHESNSYGEVETGTTVLAFASEDMAGSNGLTVRFHRPAETSAAVELGLVTPDVGAAFQHAVKAGAISVHPPKQKPWGQTVAYVKDLNGILVELCSPMGP; from the coding sequence ATGAAGCTCGGCTACGTCATCTTCTACGTCGCGGATGTGCCCGCCACCCTCGCCTTCTATGAGACGTGCTTCGGCCTGAAGCGGCGCTTCCTCCACGAGAGCAACAGCTACGGCGAGGTGGAGACGGGCACCACCGTGCTGGCCTTCGCGTCGGAGGACATGGCGGGAAGCAACGGGCTTACCGTGCGCTTCCATCGGCCGGCGGAGACATCGGCCGCGGTGGAGCTCGGGCTCGTGACGCCGGATGTCGGGGCGGCCTTCCAGCATGCGGTGAAGGCGGGCGCCATCTCCGTCCATCCGCCCAAGCAGAAGCCCTGGGGACAGACGGTGGCCTACGTGAAGGACCTCAATGGAATCCTGGTGGAGCTCTGCTCACCCATGGGCCCGTGA
- a CDS encoding SGNH/GDSL hydrolase family protein yields MHFVRGVAGGLGPALRRAAALGWVVTWLSCDSKPDPRPTGPSSESPSLTWVSIPAADPKVRYQGRTYRSPLGVVFSHPGVTIRARFRGDAVRVRLDDAGEGGETGTNYFDVVVDGAPPRLLEVRPGESTYPLVSGLEVGVHTVELTKRTESLVGASTLVALEVHGELLEPPIRPALRMEFVGDSITCGYGTEVSVIPGTPPWRAPTFTSRNQNPRRSYGWLTATQLGAEPVFICYSGHGIYRNLDMTTSGLVPALYELAVPDHPNTWDFAGESPDVIVLNAGTNDTFAGSGTQAFLPDEATFKSAYRTFLERLRVLHPRAHIICTLGSMTDGYKRSESNGSVTAVHVGDWISALVTERQRKGDTRVHRHEMRVQDPSVDGIGEDWHPSAATHEKMARGLLRFIQDVVRP; encoded by the coding sequence ATGCACTTCGTGCGTGGTGTCGCGGGAGGCCTGGGCCCCGCTCTCCGCCGCGCCGCCGCCCTGGGGTGGGTCGTGACGTGGCTGTCGTGTGACTCGAAGCCGGACCCCAGACCGACGGGCCCCTCGTCGGAGTCCCCCTCGCTGACGTGGGTGAGCATCCCGGCGGCGGACCCGAAGGTGCGGTACCAGGGGCGCACCTATCGGTCTCCCCTCGGCGTCGTCTTCTCTCACCCCGGGGTGACGATTCGCGCGCGCTTCCGCGGGGACGCCGTGCGGGTGCGGCTGGACGATGCGGGCGAAGGGGGCGAGACCGGGACGAACTACTTCGATGTCGTGGTGGACGGGGCACCGCCGAGGCTGCTCGAGGTGCGCCCGGGTGAGTCCACCTATCCGCTGGTCTCCGGCTTGGAGGTGGGTGTTCACACAGTGGAGCTCACCAAGAGGACCGAGTCCCTGGTGGGCGCGAGCACCCTCGTCGCGCTCGAGGTCCATGGCGAGCTGCTGGAGCCGCCCATCCGCCCCGCGCTTCGAATGGAGTTCGTCGGAGACTCCATCACCTGTGGCTACGGCACTGAGGTCTCCGTCATCCCCGGGACGCCGCCCTGGCGCGCTCCGACCTTCACGTCGAGGAACCAGAATCCCCGGCGGAGCTACGGATGGCTGACGGCCACGCAGCTGGGCGCCGAGCCTGTCTTCATCTGCTACTCAGGACATGGCATCTACCGCAACCTCGACATGACGACGTCCGGGCTGGTGCCCGCCCTCTATGAGCTCGCGGTTCCGGACCATCCCAACACCTGGGACTTCGCGGGTGAGTCTCCGGATGTGATTGTGCTCAACGCTGGAACCAATGACACGTTCGCGGGCAGCGGCACCCAGGCGTTCCTGCCGGACGAAGCCACGTTCAAGTCGGCCTACCGGACGTTCCTCGAGCGGCTCCGGGTGCTGCATCCCCGGGCTCACATCATCTGCACGCTGGGGAGCATGACGGATGGCTACAAGCGGTCCGAGTCGAATGGCTCGGTGACGGCCGTCCACGTCGGTGATTGGATTTCCGCGCTGGTGACGGAGCGCCAGCGCAAGGGCGACACGCGCGTCCATCGCCATGAGATGCGAGTGCAGGACCCCTCGGTTGATGGCATCGGAGAGGACTGGCACCCGTCCGCCGCCACCCACGAGAAGATGGCGCGGGGACTGCTCCGCTTCATCCAAGATGTCGTCCGCCCCTGA